In Fusarium pseudograminearum CS3096 chromosome 1, whole genome shotgun sequence, one genomic interval encodes:
- the NPS19 gene encoding NPS19: MASAEASADDHQRAVLERQLHGLPNDADQPNSKPNIIIYATRLDKVILSLSSICAIIAGALNPLVPVIYGLLVSVFNGFSNGSVEASELRSEISTFSLYYVYLSIALFVFTYLGTLGFYFSGDRIARALRIAYLEAVIRQNMAFFDVLRPGEISTRIMSDMGILQEAITSKTSIMLSAVATFCAAFIISFIMYWKTALILSPFFVTMLLMFSVGGSYSVKHQKVSRQKYGHAAGIPEEAFGAIRQVAAFGMQTFVKEKYSQGLKEAAVAERKAQIIVACLIASMCAMPCLIYSLSFWTGSIFLVRGETSVSAITSTTLAVTIGMFAIIRIAPSMQALVSGIAISGSLFETISRRSPQDPLGDKGEIPGSLSGNIQLNNVDLVYPSRDQAKVLDNVTLHFSANKTTAIVGPSGGGKSSILGLVERFYEPTSGSVSVDGNDIQSLNLRWLRQQIGLVDQDPVLLDTSISENIWYGCADANDTTPESKRLDLVIEAAKKAYAHDFIMASPNGYQTRVGEKGMQLSGGQRQRIAIARALIRDPKILLLDEATSALDSASEKAIQAAIDIASKHRTTIIIAHRLSTIRNADLIVVLSRGQIADQGTHDELMARNGLYADLIEKQQIKEESQKQAGASIGQDDDVDVMLPGTQGATQESENEKAGTTETTRLEGTTNEDTDLSVPNRKGAFSFLLAMSKPDWKVLTIGLICSLLAGLEIPAESIFFAKLLTIIGLPENKYPQLRRDVNLWSGLYVALAAAGFVLWLGVGTTLAYATQKLSKRVRETCCDKITVQSMEFFDEAKNSPSALSNALSKGTDDLAGMGGSVMGGILTFTATIIGGIAVSLAVGWKLALVCTATIPVVVACGWLRLQVLAAFDARIRQSGVDSAAYAGQIVRSMRTVASLGLEKRVLGMYGGFLSNHAAKSLRSILVTSALYAASQSVVYLCAALGFWYGGTLIANGEYSAFQVYVCFVCLISGSQIAGSIFTFAPDAGKAMHAAQELQKIAELPDGEKETQQSHVTEHTHEKKAVANHLLDGPDPWQVTFQDVSFAYPSRPHKPALNHFTVSVEPGKTLALVGQSGSGKSTCLALLERFYALQHGQILVDGQDIRSLDLNSYRLAISLISQEAVIFSSSMRENIAVGVVGQDVNDDEILAACRQANILDFVNSLPDGLASPVGTGGSMLSGGQKQRIAIARAFLRKSKLLLLDEATSALDSESEAVVQTAIEAVKKDRTTIMVAHRLSTVMNADVICVMREGSVAEIGSKPSVNGNGASHELQMEYWTRQLERSNPAEFLFDKPRPRVLSTSNISRQELKITGSLYDHLQRFCKDHQVPLISILLAAFRVTHYRLSGTEDATIGTNKSGASLGPEDVDTKQSPNTRLSSRDLQCIRIKVQDELTFEQVVRLVDETLKNAHLNQQISFEDLVSQIFPQGSDLSRHPLIQTAFSLDSVRPIEAPVTANGDTAEKRSSNLPVLDLEFRLSQASGGLYGHAFFCQDLFHEETIRAIIEVFYEVLTRGMEEPQTPIASLRISGNNTPEINTTSSDSRYSRDSSIIEVFQRQVTAMPTAMAVKDSLQQMTYDELDKASGIIEVWLKNKGLAPETLVGVLAPRSCQAVAAILGILKANLAYMPLDVKAPASRINAILSAAPGHRLILVGPDVVFPELPQADVTLVSILEIFEARQSETIAEAKKPSATSLAYVMFTSGSTGQPKGVMIEHRGVVRAAAVLSPIWGTCPVAHIANIAFDTSTSEIYTPLFNGGTIICVDDVVAVDAPRLGELFHKEKVEVAVLAPALLKQCLSASPSTLEALRILFTAGDRLDAQDARRVLDLVREGVFNSYGPTENSVLSTLYQLRKEDNCVNGVPIGRPVAYSGAYVVDRELRSVAPGVVGELLVTGDGVARGYTDPARDEGRFVNIILVEGHEPVRAYRTGDRARCRPVDGLLEFFGRLDYQVKIRGHRVELPEVEQALMMADETIIDAVTVVREVGEESDRDVELVSFVTISEMDVSESSHTNGETSGAFAAEDKTEQGQVDAWKEHFDKSSYADIESHIDTDKLGRDFVGWTSMYDGTSINLNEMNEWLDDTMTTLLGGGEPRNVLEIGTGSGMILFNLPRSIQSYVGLELSEQAAVFANKAANTIPALRQKVDVRVGTVTDLTSIDRPRFNNPDLVVINSTVQYFPGPDYLLKAIENLLQLGSVERLFIGDVRSYALYREFQVSKALHGIKSHSRVTSFDSLRQSMAAIERAEEELLVDPAFFTALKERLPNLVEHVEILPKRMVATNELSCYRYAVVIHGKPVSTSANKLPVRELGDGQWIDFEKNQLTRQSLLDMLDGRVETNSDPELGIIAISNIPFSKIVFERGVLGHHDNDNGCKSTDSVDWLEVCRVSATTSIDTGNSLSAVDLHEIASSTGYLIQISCARQASQNGGIDAVFYRDPSPERVSRVRFNFPTDHEGRDWKSFTNNPLQQRHWRQVEEKLRSHLKARLPSYMVPSVVRVLEAMPLNDNGKVDRRELTKKAQTLVISKPFSGSSSASKSRDPPRTRLESAVCDEFASVLGLSQDDVGISDDFYHLGGHSLQAARLVSRLNQRLGCRLYVSDLVRSPTPMVLGSLIANLPTNIPNGNGVNGDKSDGTKVGINGQTNNNLEPPRGFSELYSRPQSKFTIVLIHGLWGQGSVFAPMVPFLDPLFDVLVLDDPFFGQAQGPESIQQWAEIYLDHVQERLGDRSGSTLIFGGYSLGGLIAYEMASLWHSRHDEYPALLLLLDAAMYVSYAGNDNELEYGLTLFGEEQKQMVHDHYSKISPLTKREPSTIKPYLGSCFCLLTPESDDKGAAAWWSKRCPNLQVDSIDCSHHDLIGKSLFSLVTMNFKLLILTFTLGVFAAEPSISPFFASRFGKPDSNITFTDTNGTSHTLYNNDWEPNYAAIQARSNLETRFKTGGFLDKCKNIRYYLSKADDNNPRKNGYTNGYKSSPWLVAECPDKKGNYLCTWLELGKCLVNMDGELYQGKNGNFHQSCTQCNIRENGRWFNCGCWTKLPKGTVQWDDIKNRLKRTTIDLNVAIGAQDGYLYCHGNWGIKDFCSGRPSNDPFSIKCDDKGMEQYCWQ, encoded by the exons CTTCAGCAATGGATCAGTGGAAGCTTCTGAGCTTCGCTCCGAGATTTCCACCTTTAGTCTCTACTATGTCTACCTAAGTATTGCTCTTTTCGTATTCACTTACCTGGGCACCCTCGGTTTCTACTTCAGTGGCGACCGCATCGCCAGAGCCTTACGTATAGCCTACCTCGAGGCTGTCATACGTCAAAACATGGCCTTTTTCGATGTTTTGCGCCCCGGAGAGATCTCTACCCGTATCATGTCCGATATGGGTATTCTTCAGGAAGCCATCACCAGTAAAACATCAATCATGCTCAGCGCCGTCGCCACTTTCTGTGCTgctttcatcatctccttcatcatgtACTGGAAGACCGCTCTGATATTGAGCCCCTTTTTCGTTACCATGCTTCTCATGTTTTCTGTCGGTGGTTCATATAGTGTGAAGCATCAGAAAGTGTCGAGACAAAAGTACGGTCATGCGGCTGGCATCCCGGAAGAAGCCTTTGGCGCTATCAGGCAAGTAGCTGCTTTTGGGATGCAGACTTTTGTGAAAGAAAAGTACTCCCAGGGCCTGAAGGAAGCGGCAGTAGCAGAACGAAAGGCACAGATCATCGTCGCTTGTCTGATCGCCTCCATGTGCGCCATGCCGTGTCTCATCTATTCTCTTTCGTTCTGGACAGGGTCAATCTTCTTGGTTAGGGGCGAGACGTCCGTGTCTGCCATCACATCGACTACACTAGCAGTGACGATTGGTATGTTTGCCATCATTCGCATTGCTCCCTCCATGCAAGCACTCGTTTCTGGTATTGCTATCTCTGGATCTTTGTTCGAGACAATTTCCAGAAGATCTCCACAGGATCCATTGGGAGATAAGGGAGAGATTCCGGGATCATTATCTGGAAACATCCAATTGAACAATGTCGACCTTGTCTACCCTTCTAGAGACCAGGCAAAAGTACTGGACAATGTCACTTTACATTTCTCTGCCAACAAAACGACTGCCATAGTCGGTCCATCTGGAGGTGGAAAAAGTAGCATCTTGGGTCTTGTTGAACGATTCTATGAACCTACCAGTGGCTCAGTTT CTGTGGACGGAAATGACATCCAGTCTCTTAATCTGCGCTGGCTCCGGCAACAGATTGGACTGGTCGATCAAGACcccgttcttcttgatactTCCATTTCCGAGAATATCTGGTACGGCTGTGCAGATGCAAATGACACAACACCTGAGAGCAAGCGCCTTGACTTGGTTatcgaagcagccaagaaggcGTATGCTCacgacttcatcatggcttcacCAAACGGGTATCAGACCCGTGTTGGTGAGAAAGGGATGCAGCTGTCGGGGGGTCAAAGACAACGAATTGCAATTGCTCGTGCACTCATTCGGGACCCAAAGATTCTTCTTCTGGATGAAGCCACTTCTGCTCTCGACTCAGCATCAGAAAAGGCCATCCAGGCTGCTATTGACATTGCTTCCAAGCACCGTACCACAATCATCATTGCTCATAGACTGTCAACTATCAGGAACGCCGACCTGATTGTTGTGCTGAGCCGAGGTCAGATTGCTGATCAGGGCACTCACGATGAACTCATGGCTCGAAATGGGTTGTATGCAGACCTGatcgagaagcagcagataAAAGAGGAGAGCCAGAAACAGGCTGGTGCTTCAATCGGCcaggacgatgatgtcgatgtAATGCTACCTGGAACACAGGGGGCTACTCAAGAATCAGAGAATGAGAAGGCTGGGACCacagagacaacaagacTTGAAGGTACAACGAATGAAGACACTGATTTATCTGTGCCCAACAGAAAAGGTGCTTTCTCGTTCCTGCTCGCCATGAGTAAACCAGACTGGAAGGTTCTCACAATCGGTCTCATCTGCTCCCTCCTCGCAGGCTTAGAAATTCCAGC GgaatccatcttcttcgccaagctGCTCACGATTATTGGCCTCCCTGAGAACAAGTACCCCCAACTCAGGAGAGATGTAAACCTGTGGTCTGGCCTCTACGTGGCCCTTGCAGCGGCAGGATTTGTATTATGGTTGGGTGTTGGAACAACTCTAGCATATGCTACACAGAAACTCTCGAAACGTGTCCGAGAAACATGTTGTGACAAAATCACTGTTCAAAGCATGGAATTCTttgatgaggccaagaacTCTCCCAGTGCACTTTCCAATGCCCTCTCAAAAGGCACTGACGACCTCGCCGGGATGGGCGGCTCAGTCATGGGCGGCATTCTGACTTTTACAGCTACCATTATCGGTGGTATTGCTGTCTCTCTCGCCGTCGGATGGAAGTTGGCCCTGGTGTGTACAGCCACCATCCCAGTCGTCGTGGCCTGCGGATGGCTACGTCTCCAAGTCCTTGCTGCGTTTGACGCTCGCATCAGGCAAAGCGGAGTGGACTCGGCTGCATACGCCGGCCAGATCGTGAGATCAATGAGGACTGTGGCTTCCTTGGGCCTGGAGAAGCGAGTACTTGGTATGTACGGCGGGTTCCTATCCAACCATGCAGCCAAGTCTCTCCGATCGATACTCGTCACGTCTGCTCTATATGCTGCCTCGCAATCTGTGGTCTACTTGTGTGCCGCGCTGGGTTTCTGGTATGGTGGAACTCTGATCGCCAATGGAGAGTACTCTGCTTTTCAAGTCTACGTCTGTTTCGTCTGCCTTATTTCAGGATCACAAATTGCTGGATCCATTTTCACTTTTGCCCCTGACGCTGGCAAGGCGATGCACGCCGCTCAAGAACTTCAGAAGATTGCGGAGCTTCCGGACGGCGAGAAGGAAACACAACAATCCCATGTCACTGAGCACACACACGAGAAGAAAGCAGTAGCAaaccatcttcttgatggacCTGACCCTTGGCAGGTGACATTCCAGGACGTCTCATTTGCATACCCCTCACGTCCTCACAAACCCGCTCTGAATCACTTCACTGTCTCCGTTGAGCCAGGTAAAACACTTGCCCTGGTCGGTCAGAGTGGCAGTGGTAAGAGTACTTGTCTTGCTTTACTAGAGCGCTTCTACGCACTACAGCACGGGCAGATTCTCGTTGACGGGCAAGACATCCGCAGCCTCGATCTGAACAGTTATCGACTGGCGATTTCACTGATCAGTCAAGAAGCCGTCATCTTCTCAAGTTCTATGAGGGAAAATATTGCAGTTGGCGTTGTGGGACAAGATGTcaatgacgatgagattCTGGCCGCGTGTCGTCAAGCAAATATCCTCGACTTTGTCAATTCCCTACC TGACGGACTCGCATCACCAGTAGGAACAGGTGGTAGTATGCTCAGCGGCGGCCAAAAACAAcgcatcgccatcgccaggGCATTTTTACGAAAGTCTAAGCTACTCTTACTTGATGAAGCTACATCTGCATTAGACAGTGAATCCGAAGCAGTTGTGCAGACAGCCATCGAAGCGGTCAAGAAGGACCGGACAACGATCATGGTAGCTCATCGATTGAGCACAGTTATGAATGCTGATGTGATATGTGTCATGCGTGAGGGATCTGTAGCTGAGATAG GTTCAAAGCCGTCAGTCAATGGGAATGGCGCGTCCCACGAGCTGCAGATGGAATATTGGACTCGACAACTCGAGAGGAGCAACCCAGCCGAATTTCTGTTTGACAAGCCACGACCAAGAGTACTCTCTACAAGCAACATCAGTAGACAGGAGCTCAAGATCACCGGCTCACTCTACGACCACCTTCAGCGGTTCTGCAAGGACCATCAAGTGCCCCTCATTTCCATCCTGCTCGCCGCATTTAGGGTAACTCACTACAGACTCAGTGGTACCGAAGACGCTACCATTGGAACCAACAAGTCTGGAGCAAGCCTGGGTCCGGAAGATGTTGATACTAAGCAATCCCCCAACACCCGACTATCCTCGAGAGACTTGCAGTGCATTCGAATCAAAGTTCAAGACGAGCTCACATTCGAACAAGTTGTACGATTAGTCGATGAGACTTTGAAGAATGCACATCTCAATCAACAAATCTCGTTCGAGGATCTCGTCTCTCAGATATTTCCCCAAGGGTCAGATCTGTCTCGACATCCCCTGATCCAGACGGCATTTTCTTTGGACTCTGTACGTCCAATTGAAGCCCCTGTTACAGCAAATGGAGACACAGCTGAGAAACGCTCAAGCAACCTCCCCGTGTTGGATCTTGAGTTCCGTCTATCACAAGCTTCCGGAGGTCTCTATGGACACGCCTTTTTCTGTCAGGACCTCTTCCATGAAGAAACTATTCGCGCCATCATCGAGGTTTTCTACGAGGTCTTGACTCGCGGAATGGAGGAGCCCCAGACCCCTATTGCCTCGTTGCGGATAAGCGGAAATAATACCCCTGAGATAAACACGACATCTTCAGACTCTCGGTACTCTCGCGACTCGAGTATCATCGAAGTCTTTCAACGTCAAGTAACCGCGATGCCTactgccatggctgttaAGGATTCACTCCAGCAGATGACATACGACGAACTTGACAAAGCCTCCGGCATTATTGAGGTATGGCTGAAAAACAAGGGACTTGCGCCAGAGACTCTTGTCGGTGTCTTGGCACCACGCTCTTGTCAGGCAGTTGCTGCCATCCTGGGTATTCTCAAGGCCAACCTGGCTTATATGCCTCTGGATGTCAAGGCGCCAGCGTCTCGCATTAACGCAATTCTCTCAGCGGCTCCGGGTCATAGACTAATTCTTGTTGGTCCTGATGTTGTATTCCCGGAGTTACCACAAGCAGACGTTACACTTGTCTCGATTCTGGAGATCTTCGAAGCCCGACAGTCTGAGACTATCGCGGAAGCGAAAAAACCCTCAGCAACAAGCCTGGCATATGTCATGTTTACATCGGGATCGACTGGTCAACCCAAAGGTGTCATGATCGAGCACCGCGGCGTTGTacgtgctgctgctgttcttTCACCAATTTGGGGTACATGTCCCGTGGCACATATAGCAAACATTGCCTTCGACACGTCCACGTCCGAGATATACACTCCTCTGTTTAACGGCGGCACAATCATATGCGTTGATGACGTGGTTGCTGTCGACGCACCCCGTCTGGGAGAGCTCTTtcacaaagaaaaagtcgaAGTTGCGGTGTTGGCGCCGGCATTATTGAAGCAGTGTCTCTCCGCTTCTCCATCAACCTTGGAAGCGTTGCGTATACTATTCACGGCTGGAGATCGACTGGATGCCCAAGATGCGAGAAGAGTACTGGATTTGGTTCGTGAAGGTGTCTTTAATTCTTACGGGCCTACCGAGAACTCGGTTTTGAGCACCTTGTATCAactgagaaaagaagacaacTGTGTCAACGGTGTTCCAATCGGACGGCCTGTCGCATACTCGGGCGCATACGTCGTGGACCGCGAGTTGCGATCAGTTGCACCAGGAGTGGTTGGAGAGCTCCTAGTTACTGGAGATGGCGTTGCCCGCGGCTACACTGACCCAGCCCGGGACGAAGGTCGGTTTGTCAACATTATCCTCGTTGAAGGACACGAACCGGTGAGGGCATACAGGACCGGAGACCGTGCTCGGTGTCGCCCTGTTGATGGGCTGCTGGAATTCTTCGGACGCCTAGACTACCAAGTCAAGATCAGGGGCCACCGTGTCGAGCTACCGGAGGTGGAACAGGCCCTGATGATGGCAGATGAGACTATCATAGATGCTGTGACGGTTGTTCGTGAAGTTGGGGAAGAGAGTGATCGAgatgtcgagcttgtcaGTTTCGTCACAATCTCCGAGATGGATGTGAGCGAGAGTAGCCACACAAATGGAGAGACCTCAGGCGCATTTGCTGCGGAAGATAAAACGGAGCAGGGACAAGTCGACGCATGGAAAGAACACTTTGACAAGTCATCATACGCTGACATCGAAAGCCACATCGATACTGACAAGCTGGGAAGGGACTTTGTCGGGTGGACTTCGATGTATGATGGGACGTCCATCAACCTGAACGAGATGAACGAATGGTTGGACGATACCATGACAACACTTCTCGGTGGGGGGGAGCCTAGGAATGTTCTCGAGATCGGGACAGGAAGTGGCATGATCCTGTTCAACCTCCCCCGATCTATACAAAGCTACGTTGGTCTAGAACTATCAGAGCAGGCGGCTGTTTTCGCGAATAAAGCAGCCAATACGATTCCTGCTTTACGACAGAAAGTCGATGTGCGTGTCGGCACAGTCACTGACCTTACCTCCATCGATCGCCCTCGCTTTAACAATCCGGATTTGGTCGTCATCAACTCTACAGTCCAATACTTCCCCGGACCAGATTATTTGCTCAAGGCGATCGAGAATCTCCTACAGTTGGGCAGTGTCGAAAGACTGTTTATAGGTGACGTGCGGTCATATGCCCTATATCGAGAGTTCCAAGTCAGCAAAGCACTTCACGGTATCAAATCCCATTCACGGGTAACCAGTTTCGATTCTCTTCGACAGAGCATGGCGGCTATCGAGCGTGCGGAAGAGGAGTTACTTGTCGACCCGGCCTTCTTCACTGCTCTCAAGGAGAGACTACCGAATCTAGTTGAACACGTCGAGATTCTGCCCAAGCGTATGGTGGCTACCAACGAGCTGAGCTGTTATCGGTATGCCGTTGTGATACATGGCAAACCTGTTTCTACATCGGCCAACAAACTTCCGGTGcgagagcttggagacgGCCAGTGGATCGATTTCGAGAAGAACCAGTTGACCCGCCAGTCGCTCCTTGATATGCTAGACGGTCGTGTTGAGACAAACTCTGACCCTGAGCTTGGCATTATTGCGATCAGCAATATTCCATTCAGCAAGATCGTGTTTGAACGTGGTGTTCTTGGACACCATGATAATGACAATGGCTGCAAAAGCACAGACTCAGTAGACTGGCTCGAAGTTTGCCGCGTTTCTGCTACTACTTCGATAGACACTGGCAACTCCCTCTCAGCTGTTGACCTACATGAAATCGCTAGTTCTACAGGATACTTGATCCAAATCAGCTGCGCTCGACAGGCGTCACAAAATGGTGGCATTGATGCTGTTTTCTACCGCGACCCTTCCCCTGAAAGAGTATCTCGGGTTCGATTCAACTTCCCGACCGACCACGAAGGACGGGACTGGAAGTCGTTCACGAACAACCCACTGCAACAACGACACTGGAGACAAGTTGAGGAGAAACTTCGGTCACATCTCAAAGCACGTCTGCCATCGTATATGGTACCCTCTGTGGTTCGGGTGCTGGAAGCTATGCCCCTTAATGACAACGGCAAAGTCGACCGTCGAGAATTGACCAAGAAAGCACAGACTTTGGTGATTTCGAAGCCGTTCTCTGGTAGTTCATCAGCTTCCAAGTCCAGGGATCCTCCACGGACTAGACTTGAAAGCGCAGTGTGTGATGAATTCGCAAGTGTCCTTGGCCTGAGCCaggatgatgttggcatTTCTGACGACTTTTATCACTTGGGCGGACACTCACTCCAGGCTGCTAGACTGGTATCACGGTTGAACCAGCGACTTGGCTGTCGACTATATGTGTCGGATCTAGTTCGCTCACCGACACCAATGGTACTTGGTTCGCTGATAGCCAACTTGCCGACCAACATCCCCAACGGCAATGGAGTAAACGGCGACAAGAGTGATGGGACAAAGGTAGGTATCAACGggcagaccaacaacaacctaGAGCCACCGAGAGGGTTCTCGGAACTGTACAGTCGACCCCAGTCCAAGTTCACCATTGTCCTGATCCATGGCCTTTGGGGGCAGGGCAGTGTCTTCGCACCCATGGTTCCTTTTCTTGATCCTCTATTCGACGTCCTGGTTCTCGATGACCCCTTCTttggtcaagctcaaggaccTGAGTCAATTCAGCAATGGGCCGAGATCTATCTGGACCATGTGCAGGAGCGACTAGGCGACAGGTCTGGAAGCACTCTCATATTTGGAGGGTACTCCCTTGGTGGACTTATTGCATACGAGATGGCTTCGCTTTGGCATTCGAGACATGACGAATATCCGGCTTTactacttcttcttgacgcAGCGATGTATGTGTCGTACGCAGGCAACGATAATGAGCTCGAGTATGGTCTCACTCTGTTCGGAGAGGAGCAGAAACAGATGGTTCACGATCATTACTCCAAGATTTCACCATTGACCAAACGAGAGCCGTCTACGATCAAGCCATATCTCGGTTCTTGTTTTTGCTTGTTGACCCCTGAATCTGATGATAAAGGGGCTGCGGCATGGTGGTCCAAACGATGCCCAAATCTTCAAGTAGACTCGATAGACTGTTCGCACCATGACTTGATTGGTAAATCTTTG TTTTCACTCGTTACAATGAATTTCAAGCTACTCATTTTGACCTTCACCCTCGGCGTCTTCGCTGCCGAGCCCTCTATATCACCATTCTTCGCTTCCCGGTTCGGGAAACCCGACTCAAACATCACCTTCACGGACACAAATGGTACATCTCATACCCTCTACAACAATGACTGGGAACCCAACTACGCCGCCATCCAAGCCAGATCCAACCTAGAGACGCGCTTCAAGACAGGCGGGTTTCTCGACAAATGCAAGAACATCCGGTACTATCTCAGCAAGGCAGATGACAACAACCCGCGCAAGAATGGCTATACCAACGGCTATAAAAGCTCACCCTGGCTCGTGGCTGAGTGCCCTGACAAGAAGGGGAACTATCTTTGTACTTGGCTTGAACTGGGCAAGTGCCTCGTCAACATGGACGGAGAGCTGTACCAGGGTAAAAA CGGAAACTTTCATCAATCTTGCACGCAATGCAACATCAGAGAAAACGGTCGCTGGTTCAACTGTGGCTGCTGGACCAAGTTACCCAAGGGCACCGTTCAGTGggacgacatcaagaaccGTTTGAAGAGAACGACCATTGACCTGA ATGTTGCCATCGGAGCCCAAGACGGCTACTTGTACTGTCACGGAAACTGGGGAATCAAGGACTTTTGCAGCGGAAGACCTTCGAATGATCCTTTCTCGATCAAGTGCGATGACAAAGGTATGGAGCAGTATTGCTGGCAGTAG